A window from Deinococcus sp. Leaf326 encodes these proteins:
- a CDS encoding PadR family transcriptional regulator produces MSDTSLSPSSYIVLGLIAQRGPSTSYDLKRCADESVGYFWHFPRSQLYAEPQRLVGLGLLREEQESGGRRRRFFDLTGPGRAALRDWLRAPAGMPELRDLGLLKLFFIADEPEAALRSLAQEQLAVHRERMREYEQIQADMSGDALVPASLRTLRMGFLYEQANLAFWTEVLGGIHDAGEEGAMPRGAH; encoded by the coding sequence GTGAGCGACACAAGCCTGAGCCCCTCGTCCTACATCGTGCTGGGGCTCATCGCCCAGCGTGGCCCCAGCACCTCGTATGACCTCAAGCGCTGCGCCGACGAGTCGGTCGGTTATTTCTGGCACTTCCCCCGCTCTCAGCTCTACGCCGAGCCGCAGCGCCTCGTGGGGTTGGGTTTGTTGCGCGAGGAACAGGAGTCAGGGGGACGGCGCAGGCGATTTTTCGACCTGACCGGCCCGGGCCGCGCGGCGCTCCGGGACTGGCTGCGGGCGCCTGCAGGTATGCCGGAACTTCGTGACCTGGGGTTGCTCAAACTGTTTTTCATCGCGGATGAGCCGGAAGCGGCGCTACGTTCGCTGGCCCAGGAGCAACTGGCAGTGCACCGCGAGCGGATGCGGGAGTACGAACAGATTCAGGCTGATATGAGCGGTGACGCGCTGGTCCCTGCGTCCCTGCGAACGCTGCGCATGGGGTTTCTTTACGAACAGGCCAACCTTGCCTTCTGGACGGAGGTTCTGGGTGGTATTCATGATGCAGGTGAAGAAGGGGCTATGCCTCGTGGCGCCCACTGA
- a CDS encoding DUF6440 family protein: MVREKRFETVHEEKTFGKVVEVICDRETGVCHLYKVGRYR, encoded by the coding sequence ATGGTGAGGGAGAAACGCTTTGAGACGGTCCATGAGGAAAAGACTTTCGGCAAGGTGGTTGAGGTGATCTGCGACCGCGAAACAGGGGTCTGTCACCTCTACAAAGTGGGGCGGTACAGGTGA
- a CDS encoding DUF4188 domain-containing protein gives MSQHTAPPTPRRLTAELDGGFVVFLIGMRINQPWKVWVWLPVALAMPKMLRELAQQPELGLLATQMQGGTLVQYWRDVDSLNAYARSRDQVHLPEWGAFNRRARQAQGAVGIWHETYVVGPGQYETVYVDMPAYGLGRAGRLVEARGHRQTAQGRLTGHPVTPGQAGAAQPDPS, from the coding sequence ATGTCACAGCACACCGCACCCCCCACCCCCCGCCGCCTGACCGCCGAACTGGACGGGGGCTTCGTCGTTTTCCTGATCGGGATGCGTATCAACCAGCCCTGGAAGGTATGGGTCTGGCTGCCCGTGGCCCTGGCCATGCCGAAGATGCTGCGCGAGTTGGCCCAGCAACCGGAACTGGGCCTGCTGGCCACACAGATGCAGGGCGGGACGCTGGTGCAGTACTGGCGTGACGTGGACAGTCTCAACGCCTACGCCCGCAGCCGGGACCAGGTGCACCTGCCCGAGTGGGGCGCCTTCAACCGTCGGGCACGGCAGGCCCAGGGGGCGGTTGGGATCTGGCACGAAACCTATGTGGTCGGACCGGGGCAATATGAAACGGTGTATGTGGATATGCCGGCCTACGGTCTGGGCCGCGCCGGACGGTTGGTGGAGGCCAGAGGGCACCGTCAGACGGCTCAGGGCCGCTTGACAGGCCATCCTGTAACTC